A genomic window from Anthonomus grandis grandis chromosome 2, icAntGran1.3, whole genome shotgun sequence includes:
- the LOC126750486 gene encoding apoptosis-inducing factor 3-like gives MSKKSNFCGKKLCHHASRAESSKDDSEYQEGIICQEQDLKENEMKIFKLQDYEVLLVKQNGKINALGPLCTHYKAPLVQGVLGDGRIRCKLHGACFNLETGDIEDFPGMDSLPCHKVSIENGNVKVRAKTKELISHKRVKNMAKKAPSAKERFVVIGGGPSGATAVETLRQEGFTGEIVFVLKENYLPYDRVLVTKQMDFDINQAQIRDVQFYQDHDIELLKGVEAIAVNTTKKTVSLSNQSEIKYDKLYICTGGIPRKLACPGNNAKNICYFKEYDDVASLYPKLTPECEVVVVGSSFVAMETVAFVVNKVKTVTVISKEEVPFAFSWGNTIGGAILKMFEEKGVKFILNSELKTINKNDQEAVSSVELINGTTLNCDFLFCGIGSTYETDFLKDSGIEIRPDGAIEVDEYLQTNIPDVYVGGDIAYAPVWSNHDQKANIGHYGLAHFHGRSAAINMLGKSIPIKAVPYFWTVLCGKPFRYSGYGKYDDVIYAGDLAELKFMAFFLKGDEVISALSCGMDPLVSKFAEKLAQGKKLYRNDLKGDPLAWSK, from the exons CCGAGTCAAGCAAAGACGATTCCGAATATCAAGAAGGAATAATATGTCAAGAACAAGATCTCAAAGAAAACGAGATGAAAATCTTCAAACTGCAAGACTACGAAGTCTTATTAGTTAAgcaaaatggaaaaataaacgCATTGGGGCCTCTTTGTACCCATTATAAGGCCCCATTGGTCCAGGGAGTCCTGGGCGATGGCAGGATCAGATGCAAGTTGCACGGCGCTTGTTTTAACTTAGAAACTGGCGATATTGAAGATTTTCCCGGAATGGACTCGTTGCCGTGCCACAAAGTCTCTATAGAAAATGGAAACGTGAAAGTAAGGGCTAAGACGAAGGAACTGATCAGCCACAAACGAGTTAAGAATATGGCAAAGAAAGCGCCATCTGCTAAGGAGCGGTTTGTGGTTATTGGTGGGGGGCCTTCGGGGGCTACTGCTGTGGAAACTTTAAGGCAAGAAG GGTTTACTGGTGAGATAGTATTTGTTTTGAAAGAGAACTACTTACCTTATGACAGGGTACTAGTCACCAAACAGATGGATTTTGATATAAACCAGGCACAGATCAGAGACGTCCAGTTCTACCAAGATCATGACATTGAGCTGCTTAAG GGGGTCGAGGCTATCGCAGTAAACACAACGAAAAAAACCGTTTCCCTCTCAAACCaatcagaaataaaatatgacAAACTCTACATTTGCACAGGCGGTATTCCGAGAAAACTAGCTTGTCCAGGCAACAATGCCAAAaacatttgttattttaaagaatatgaTGATGTCGC ATCATTGTATCCGAAACTAACACCGGAGTGCGAAGTGGTAGTGGTTGGTTCAAGTTTCGTGGCAATGGAGACAGTCGCCTTTGtggtaaataaagtaaaaaccGTGACCGTGATTAGTAAAGAAGAGGTGCCTTTTGCGTTTTCTTGGGGTAACACTATTGGCGGTGCCATATTAAAGATGTTTGAGGAGAAGGGGgttaaatttattcttaatagTG AATtgaaaacaattaacaaaaatgaCCAAGAAGCGGTATCCAGCGTCGAGCTCATTAACGGTACGACTCTCAACTGCGACTTTCTCTTCTGCGGCATTGGTAGCACCTACGAGACCGATTTTCTGAAAGATTCTGGGATCGAAATCAGACCAGACGGAGCAATCGAGGTGGACGAGTATTTACAAACCAACATTCCAGACGTTTATGTGGGAGGAGATATTGCTTATGCTCCAGTTTGGTCGAACCACGATCAAAAGGCCAATATAG GTCATTATGGTCTTGCACATTTTCATGGTCGATCAGCAGCGATTAATATGCTTGGAAAATCTATCCCTATCAAAGCTGTTCCTTACTTCTGGACCGTGTTGTGTGGAAAACCATTTAGATATTCGGGGTATGGGAAATATGATGATGTAATTTATGCGGGGGATCTGGCAGAGTTGAAGTTTATGGCATTCTTTTTGAAAGGGGATGAAGTGATTTCCGCGTTATCTTGTG gTATGGATCCTCTGGTATCAAAATTTGCAGAAAAGTTGGCCCAGGGCAAGAAGTTATATAGAAATGATTTAAAAGGTGACCCACTAGCATGGAGCAAATAA